From one Cyprinus carpio isolate SPL01 chromosome B3, ASM1834038v1, whole genome shotgun sequence genomic stretch:
- the LOC109059168 gene encoding STE20-related kinase adapter protein alpha-like isoform X2, with protein MAGIYQCMRNKKPSPLQNQAHEDSQESLSPLPCRDTMGSFLRDNSAYELRTVIGRGLEDLMTVNLARYKPTGEYVAIRRIDLDSCTNDMVSYLQGELHVSKLFHHPCILPYKSVFIAENELWVITPFMAYGSARDLLSTHFSDGLSEQTIAYILLGVLRALEYIHQMGYVHRSVKASHVLISADGQVYLSGLRSIFSLIRHGQRARVVHDFPQYSVKVLPWLSPEVLQQNLQGYDFRSDIYSLGITACELANGHVPFKDMPATQMLLEKLNGTVPCLLDTTTIPPEELSMKPSRSGADSGICEGPGAGGARHTNGEPSSSSGGNPYSRTFSPHFHAFVKLCLQRDPEKRPSASSLIGHSFFKQIKRRPSEALPELLRPVSPISSLDCMQPQDSPTGLASLESDLSQLDVDDWDF; from the exons ATGGCTGGGATTTATCAGTGTATGCGCAATAAAAAGCCGTCCCCTCTTCAAAACCAG GCCCATGAGGACAGTCAAGAGTCTCTGAGCCCTCTCCCGTGCAGAGACACCATGGGAAGCTTCCTTCGAGACAACAGCGCCTACGAGCTGCGCACTGTCATTG GTCGAGGTTTGGAGGACTTGATGACAGTGAATCTGGCCAGGTATAAACCCACAGGGGAGTATGTGGCCATCCGCCGCATTGACCTGGATTCCTGTACCAATGACATGGTCAGTTACTTACAG GGAGAGCTCCATGTGTCTAAGCTGTTCCACCACCCCTGTATCCTCCCGTACAAGAGCGTCTTCATCGCTGAGAACGAGCTGTGGGTGATCACACCCTTCATGGCCTACG GATCTGCACGAGACTTGCTCAGCACACATTTTTCTGATGGTTTGAGTGAGCAGACAATAGCCTACATCCTGCTGGGAGTGCTGAGAGCGCTGGAGTACATACATCAGATGGGCTACGTTCACCG TAGTGTGAAGGCAAGCCACGTCCTGATTTCGGCAGATGGACAGGTGTATCTGTCCGGTCTCAGGAGTATCTTCAGCTTGATCCGTCACGGTCAGAGAGCACGAGTTGTACATGATTTTCCCCAGTACAGTGTTAAAGTACTACCGTGGCTCAGTCCAGAGGTTCTGCAGCAG aATCTTCAGGGATATGACTTCCGCTCAGACATTTACAGTTTGGGCATCACTGCATGTGAGCTAGCTAATGGACACGTGCCCTTTAAAGACATGCCTGCTACGCAG ATGTTGTTAGAGAAGTTGAACGGTACAGTCCCCTGCCTGCTGGACACCACCACCATCCCCCCTGAAGAACTGAGCATGAAACCGTCTCGCTCTGGGGCCGACTCTGGGATCTGCGAGGGCCCCGGCGCCGGCGGAGCTCGCCACACTAACGGAGAGCCCTCATCCTCCTCCGGAGGAAACCCGTACAGCAGAACATTCAGTCCTCACTTTCATGCCTTCGTGAAACTTTGTCTACAGAGAGATCCTGAGAAAAG ACCCTCTGCCAGCTCTCTGATAGGACATTCCTTCTTCAAACAG ATAAAGCGCAGACCATCTGAGGCTCTTCCTGAGCTCCTGCGTCCAGTTTCTCCAATCAGCAGCCTAGACTGCATGCAGCCTCAGGATTCTCCCACTGGATTGGCCAGTCTGGAGTCTGATCTCAGCCAGCTGGACGTGGATGACTGGGACTTTTGA
- the LOC109059168 gene encoding STE20-related kinase adapter protein alpha-like isoform X1, with protein sequence MSFLRWVSEKLSVESLRDLELFGEQAQASPLRKAHEDSQESLSPLPCRDTMGSFLRDNSAYELRTVIGRGLEDLMTVNLARYKPTGEYVAIRRIDLDSCTNDMVSYLQGELHVSKLFHHPCILPYKSVFIAENELWVITPFMAYGSARDLLSTHFSDGLSEQTIAYILLGVLRALEYIHQMGYVHRSVKASHVLISADGQVYLSGLRSIFSLIRHGQRARVVHDFPQYSVKVLPWLSPEVLQQNLQGYDFRSDIYSLGITACELANGHVPFKDMPATQMLLEKLNGTVPCLLDTTTIPPEELSMKPSRSGADSGICEGPGAGGARHTNGEPSSSSGGNPYSRTFSPHFHAFVKLCLQRDPEKRPSASSLIGHSFFKQIKRRPSEALPELLRPVSPISSLDCMQPQDSPTGLASLESDLSQLDVDDWDF encoded by the exons ATGTCTTTTTTG CGCTGGGTGTCAGAGAAACTCAGTGTGGAAAGCCTGAGGGATCTGGAGTTATTTGGAG AGCAAGCTCAGGCAAGCCCACTAAGGAAA GCCCATGAGGACAGTCAAGAGTCTCTGAGCCCTCTCCCGTGCAGAGACACCATGGGAAGCTTCCTTCGAGACAACAGCGCCTACGAGCTGCGCACTGTCATTG GTCGAGGTTTGGAGGACTTGATGACAGTGAATCTGGCCAGGTATAAACCCACAGGGGAGTATGTGGCCATCCGCCGCATTGACCTGGATTCCTGTACCAATGACATGGTCAGTTACTTACAG GGAGAGCTCCATGTGTCTAAGCTGTTCCACCACCCCTGTATCCTCCCGTACAAGAGCGTCTTCATCGCTGAGAACGAGCTGTGGGTGATCACACCCTTCATGGCCTACG GATCTGCACGAGACTTGCTCAGCACACATTTTTCTGATGGTTTGAGTGAGCAGACAATAGCCTACATCCTGCTGGGAGTGCTGAGAGCGCTGGAGTACATACATCAGATGGGCTACGTTCACCG TAGTGTGAAGGCAAGCCACGTCCTGATTTCGGCAGATGGACAGGTGTATCTGTCCGGTCTCAGGAGTATCTTCAGCTTGATCCGTCACGGTCAGAGAGCACGAGTTGTACATGATTTTCCCCAGTACAGTGTTAAAGTACTACCGTGGCTCAGTCCAGAGGTTCTGCAGCAG aATCTTCAGGGATATGACTTCCGCTCAGACATTTACAGTTTGGGCATCACTGCATGTGAGCTAGCTAATGGACACGTGCCCTTTAAAGACATGCCTGCTACGCAG ATGTTGTTAGAGAAGTTGAACGGTACAGTCCCCTGCCTGCTGGACACCACCACCATCCCCCCTGAAGAACTGAGCATGAAACCGTCTCGCTCTGGGGCCGACTCTGGGATCTGCGAGGGCCCCGGCGCCGGCGGAGCTCGCCACACTAACGGAGAGCCCTCATCCTCCTCCGGAGGAAACCCGTACAGCAGAACATTCAGTCCTCACTTTCATGCCTTCGTGAAACTTTGTCTACAGAGAGATCCTGAGAAAAG ACCCTCTGCCAGCTCTCTGATAGGACATTCCTTCTTCAAACAG ATAAAGCGCAGACCATCTGAGGCTCTTCCTGAGCTCCTGCGTCCAGTTTCTCCAATCAGCAGCCTAGACTGCATGCAGCCTCAGGATTCTCCCACTGGATTGGCCAGTCTGGAGTCTGATCTCAGCCAGCTGGACGTGGATGACTGGGACTTTTGA
- the LOC109059121 gene encoding U1 small nuclear ribonucleoprotein 70 kDa-like — translation MTQFLPPNLLALFAPRDPIPFLPQLEKLPHEKHHNQPYCGIAPFIRHFEDPRDAPPPTRAETREERMERKRREKMERRQVVVETELKLWDPHNDPNAQGDAFKTLFVARINYDTTESKLRREFEVYGPIKRIYIVYNKKTGKPRGYAFIEYEHERDMHSAYKHADGKKIDGRRVLVDVERGRTVKGWHPRRLGGGLGGTRRGGADVNIKHSGRDDTSRYDDRPIGSDRDRDRERRDRSRERDRDRDRGVERRRSRSRERRRRTRSRERERVLATPGEEAGGGSRRRERERDRGVAGDSREKSKDRDRERDRKRRSRSRDRKRDRERGKGADGGEEGMGGLGDGMMPEGGDRGIEDPLGGEPGRGEDGGPEGEERGRDRDKDRERDRDRKRSHRDKDRDRDRERRRDRDRDREHKRDRGDRDRGDRREDRHVSSSADQEGLGNGGEEGEEQLPPQSEEGSQDGMRMMDQDSMQSGEGYASNENGYRMEAQGDEY, via the exons ATGACTCAGTTTCTCCCCCCGAACCTGTTGGCATTGTTTGCCCCGCGGGACCCGATTCCGTTCCTGCCTCAGCTGGAGAAGCTTCCCCACGAGAAGCATCACAACCAGCCCTACTGCGGGATTGCTCCTTTCATCCGGCATTTCGAG GACCCCAGAGATGCTCCACCACCCACAAGAGCAGAGACGCGGGAGGAGAGGATGGAGAGAAAG AGAAGGGAGAAGATGGAAAGGAGGCAAGTTGTGGTGGAAACAGAACTGAAGCTAT GGGACCCACACAATGATCCTAATGCTCAAGGAGACGCGTTTAAGACCTTGTTTGTGGCTCGAATC AATTATGACACCACAGAATCCAAACTACGCCGCGAGTTTGAAGTTTATGGTCCTATCAAACGG aTCTATATTGTGTACAACAAGAAAACTGGAAAACCAAGAGGCTATGCGTTCATTGAGTACGAACACGAGAGAGACATGCACT CTGCCTATAAGCACGCAGATGGCAAAAAGATTGATGGACGTAGAGTGCTTGTTGATGTTGAAAGAGGACGAACGGTCAAAGGATGGCACCCCCGGAGACTTG GTGGAGGTCTTGGTGGTACAAGGCGAGGAGGGGCAGATGTCAACATAAAGCACTCTGGCAGAGACGACACTTCCCGCTATGATGACCGACCAATTGGAAG TGACCGCGATCGGGATCGTGAACGCAGGGATCGCAGTCGGGAACGAGACAGAGACAGGGACCGTGGTGTTGAGCGCCGCCGTTCACGATCTCGAGAGAGACGGAGGCGCACCAGATCTCGTGAGCGTGAGAGGGTCCTTGCGACTCCAGGGGAGGAGGCAGGAGGTGGCAGCCGGCGCCGAGAAAGGGAAAGAGACCGAGGTGTTGCCGGAGACAGCCGAGAGAAGAGTAAAGAccgagacagagaaagagaccgCAAGAGGAGAAGCAGGAGCAGGgatagaaagagagacagagagagagggaagggtGCAGATGGAGGAGAGGAAGGCATGGGCGGGCTAGGTGATGGCATGATGCCCGAAGGGGGAGATAGGGGTATAGAGGACCCCTTGGGTGGTGAGCCAGGACGAGGGGAGGACGGAGGGCCtgaaggagaggagagaggacgAGATCGAGACAAAGACAGGGAGAGAGACCGTGACAGGAAGCGCAGCCACAGAGATAAAGATAGAGACAGAGATCGGGAAAGAAGGCGAGACAGGGATAGAGATCGTGAACACAAGCGGGACCGGGGCGATCGGGACCGTGGGGACCGTAGGGAAGACAGACACGTGTCCTCCTCAGCAGATCAGGAGGGTTTGGGTAACGGAGGtgaagagggagaagagcagttgCCGCCACAATCAGAAGAAGGTTCACAGGATGGGATGAGGATGATGGATCAGGATTCCATGCAGTCAGGAGAGGGCTATGCCTCCAATGAGAACGGATACAGGATGGAGGCCCAGGGCGATGAGTACTAA
- the LOC109059138 gene encoding LOW QUALITY PROTEIN: E3 ubiquitin-protein ligase RNF113A-like (The sequence of the model RefSeq protein was modified relative to this genomic sequence to represent the inferred CDS: inserted 2 bases in 1 codon), with the protein MSEEPKTTCKFLFKKSNKKFSTRKRNASDSDKDRSSGEEGSAVVRKKKAAVTNPMIQRTQKVEREEVSSSDSEEEKEDERVTVSYRSTRSAKPEGPDDMGATALYQLDTERDKDAQAIFERSQKMCELTGKEDDKIYRGINNYHKYIKPKDSTMGNASSGMVRKGPIXEHLRATVRWDYQPDICKDYKETGFCGFGDSCKFLHDRSDYKHGWQIERELEEGRYGANDEENYEVSSDEEDLPFKCFICRDSFKNPIITKCRHYFCEACALQHYRKSKRCYVCNQQTNGVFNPAKELMAKMQKQQASDDQPPSDEDD; encoded by the exons ATGTCCGAAGAGCCGAAAACAACCTGCAAGTTTCTTTTTAAGAAATCTAACAAGAAATTTTCCACGCGGAAAAGAAATGCGAGTGATAGCGATAAAG ACAGGAGTAGCGGCGAGGAGGGCAGTGCTGTGGTCAGGAAGAAGAAAGCTGCTGTCACGAATCCCATGATTCAGAGA ACGCAGAAAGTGGAGAGGGAGGAAGTGTCTTCGAGCGACAGTGAAGAGGAGAAGGAGGACGAGCGCGTCACTGTCTCTTACAGGTCCACTCGGTCAGCG AAACCAGAGGGGCCGGATGACATGGGGGCCACTGCTCTCTATCAGCTGGACACAGAGAGGGACAAAGATGCTCAGGCCATTTTTGAGCGCAGCCAGAAGATGTGT GAGCTCACTGGTAAAGAAGATGATAAAATTTACCGCGGCATCAACAACTACCACAAATACATTAAACCCAAAGACTCCACCATGGGCAACGCTTCCTCTGGTATGGTCAG GAAAGGACCAAT AGAGCACCTGAGGGCCACAGTACGGTGGGATTACCAGCCTGACATTTGTAAAGACTATAAAGAGACTGGCTTCTGTGGGTTTGGAG ACAGCTGTAAGTTTCTTCACGACCGCTCGGACTATAAGCACGGCTGGCAGATTGAGCGAGAGCTCGAAGAAGGACGATATGGGGCAAACG ATGAGGAGAACTATGAAGTGAGCAGCGATGAGGAAGATCTTCCTTTCAAGTGTTTCATTTGTAGAGATTCGTTTAAAAACCCCATTATTACAAA GTGCCGGCACTACTTCTGCGAGGCCTGTGCTCTTCAACACTACCGCAAATCTAAGCGCTGCTACGTTTGCAACCAGCAGACCAATGGTGTCTTCAACCCTGCCAAAG AGCTCATGGCTAAGATGCAGAAGCAACAGGCATCTGATGACCAGCCTCCCTCAGATGAGGATGACTAG
- the LOC109059168 gene encoding STE20-related kinase adapter protein alpha-like isoform X3: MGSFLRDNSAYELRTVIGRGLEDLMTVNLARYKPTGEYVAIRRIDLDSCTNDMVSYLQGELHVSKLFHHPCILPYKSVFIAENELWVITPFMAYGSARDLLSTHFSDGLSEQTIAYILLGVLRALEYIHQMGYVHRSVKASHVLISADGQVYLSGLRSIFSLIRHGQRARVVHDFPQYSVKVLPWLSPEVLQQNLQGYDFRSDIYSLGITACELANGHVPFKDMPATQMLLEKLNGTVPCLLDTTTIPPEELSMKPSRSGADSGICEGPGAGGARHTNGEPSSSSGGNPYSRTFSPHFHAFVKLCLQRDPEKRPSASSLIGHSFFKQIKRRPSEALPELLRPVSPISSLDCMQPQDSPTGLASLESDLSQLDVDDWDF; this comes from the exons ATGGGAAGCTTCCTTCGAGACAACAGCGCCTACGAGCTGCGCACTGTCATTG GTCGAGGTTTGGAGGACTTGATGACAGTGAATCTGGCCAGGTATAAACCCACAGGGGAGTATGTGGCCATCCGCCGCATTGACCTGGATTCCTGTACCAATGACATGGTCAGTTACTTACAG GGAGAGCTCCATGTGTCTAAGCTGTTCCACCACCCCTGTATCCTCCCGTACAAGAGCGTCTTCATCGCTGAGAACGAGCTGTGGGTGATCACACCCTTCATGGCCTACG GATCTGCACGAGACTTGCTCAGCACACATTTTTCTGATGGTTTGAGTGAGCAGACAATAGCCTACATCCTGCTGGGAGTGCTGAGAGCGCTGGAGTACATACATCAGATGGGCTACGTTCACCG TAGTGTGAAGGCAAGCCACGTCCTGATTTCGGCAGATGGACAGGTGTATCTGTCCGGTCTCAGGAGTATCTTCAGCTTGATCCGTCACGGTCAGAGAGCACGAGTTGTACATGATTTTCCCCAGTACAGTGTTAAAGTACTACCGTGGCTCAGTCCAGAGGTTCTGCAGCAG aATCTTCAGGGATATGACTTCCGCTCAGACATTTACAGTTTGGGCATCACTGCATGTGAGCTAGCTAATGGACACGTGCCCTTTAAAGACATGCCTGCTACGCAG ATGTTGTTAGAGAAGTTGAACGGTACAGTCCCCTGCCTGCTGGACACCACCACCATCCCCCCTGAAGAACTGAGCATGAAACCGTCTCGCTCTGGGGCCGACTCTGGGATCTGCGAGGGCCCCGGCGCCGGCGGAGCTCGCCACACTAACGGAGAGCCCTCATCCTCCTCCGGAGGAAACCCGTACAGCAGAACATTCAGTCCTCACTTTCATGCCTTCGTGAAACTTTGTCTACAGAGAGATCCTGAGAAAAG ACCCTCTGCCAGCTCTCTGATAGGACATTCCTTCTTCAAACAG ATAAAGCGCAGACCATCTGAGGCTCTTCCTGAGCTCCTGCGTCCAGTTTCTCCAATCAGCAGCCTAGACTGCATGCAGCCTCAGGATTCTCCCACTGGATTGGCCAGTCTGGAGTCTGATCTCAGCCAGCTGGACGTGGATGACTGGGACTTTTGA